A genomic stretch from Setaria viridis chromosome 1, Setaria_viridis_v4.0, whole genome shotgun sequence includes:
- the LOC117852086 gene encoding conserved oligomeric Golgi complex subunit 4 isoform X1, producing the protein MAVPSPSPTPRSPRRPEAIVAPDPSSADAQPSLDFGDPASLAALRALTDAGAATRLLHECVAYQRALDARLDSLLARRADIDRAAASLLRSAPPLLSLAASDAAALKESSSSTAALADALSSRVRHLDAAHSRADAALARAEAALDRSRALEAARRALAADDLAAAATAAHEFLTIDARFPTDDDLRRDLLDIKRRLEGLARRRLAAAVDAQDHPAVLRLVRLFPLLALADEGLQVYVAYLKKVVALRARADFEHLAELTSATQPTSERPDFVGGLTRLFKDIVLAVEENDAVLRELRGEDGVAYAIIELQEECDSRGTQILRRYADYRKLARLASDINSYTKNLLSVVGSMASAAGGNEGPDPREIELYLEEILALTQLGEDYTEFMVNKIRGLRDVKPELGPQAMKAFRNGSFNKMEQDLTGFYVIFEEFFMVENVRKAVRIDEPVPDGLTTSMVDDVFFVLQSCCRRAASTASINSVLAVLGGATSLLSNEYQEALQWRMREPNLGAKLFLGGVGVQKTGEEIATALNNMDISSEYVLKLRHEIEELCAEQVFHAPADREKIKSCLSELGEISASFKKILHSGMEHLVASVAPRIRPVLDTVANVSYELDDAEYGENEVNDPWVQKLILAVNINVAWLQPVMTSNNYDSFVHLIIDFIVKRLEVIMMQKRFSQLGGLQLDKEVRSLINHFSEMSQRPVRDKFSRLSQMSTILNFERVSEILDFWGDNAGHLTWLLTPAEVRRVLGLRIDFRPEAIAALRL; encoded by the exons atggcagTGCCCTCGCCCTCTCCCACCCCGcgctccccgcgccgcccggaGGCCATCGTAGCTCCGGATCCTTCATCCGCTGACGCGCAGCCCTCCCTCGACTTCGGCGACCCGGcctccctcgccgcgctccgcgccCTCACCGACGctggcgccgccacccgcctccTGCACGAATGCGTCGCCTACCAGCGCGCACTCGACGCCCGCCTCGATTCTCtcctcgcccgccgcgccgATATCGACcgcgccgctgcctccctcctccgctccgccccgccgctgctctcgCTCGcggcctccgacgccgccgcgcttaaggagtcctcctcctccacagcAGCGCTCGCCGACGCGCTCTCCTCCCGCGTCCGCCACCTCGACGCGGCGCATTCCAGGGCGGACGCCGCGCTGGCGCGCGCCGAGGCCGCGCTGGACCGGTCCCGCGCGCTCGAAGCAGCGAGGCGGGCCTTGGCCGCCGacgatctcgccgccgccgccaccgccgcgcacgAATTCCTCACCATCGACGCGCGGTTCCCCACTGACGACGACCTCCGCCGCGACCTTCTGGACATCAAGCGCCGCCTCGAGGGGCTCGCGCGACGGAGGCTCGCAGCTGCCGTCGACGCACAGGACCACCCTGCCGTGCTCCGACTCGTCCGCCTATTCCCACTCCTCGCGCTCGCTGATGAGGGACTCCAGGTCTACGTTGCCTACCTGAAGAAGGTGGTCGCTCTCCGTGCCCGCGCAGACTTTGAGCACCTTGCCGAGCTGACGTCTGCAACCCAGCCGACCTCTGAGCGGCCGGATTTTGTGGGTGGCCTCACTCGTCTCTTCAAGGACATTGTGCTCGCTGTTGAGGAGAATGATGCTGTGCTTCGTGAACTCAGGGGTGAGGATGGTGTTGCTTATGCCATCATTGAGCTGCAGGAGGAGTGTGACTCACGGGGCACGCAGATCCTACGCCGGTATGCTGATTACAGGAAGCTTGCACGTCTTGCATCGGATATAAACTCCTATACGAAGAACCTCCTTTCAGTTGTGGGTTCCATGGCCAGTGCTGCTGGAGGCAACGAAGGGCCTGATCCCAGGGAAATTGAGCTTTATCTTGAGGAGATTCTTGCATTAACACAGCTTGGAGAAGACTACACTGAATTTATGGTGAATAAGATCCGTGGATTGAGAGATGTCAAGCCCGAACTTGGGCCGCAGGCGATGAAGGCCTTCCGTAATGGTAGCTTTAATAAAATGGAGCAGGATCTGACTGGGTTCTATGTGATCTTTGAGGAGTTTTTCATGGTGGAGAATGTAAGGAAGGCCGTACGGATTGATGAGCCCGTACCAGATGGTCTCACAACCTCAATGGTGGACGATGTATTCTTTGTACTGCAGAGTTGCTGCCGTCGGGCTGCATCCACTGCAAGCATAAACTCTGTTCTTGCTGTGCTTGGTGGGGCAACAAGCCTTCTGAGCAACGAGTATCAGGAGGCACTACAGTGGAGGATGCGGGAGCCAAATTTGGGTGCAAAGCTCTTCCTTGGTGGTGTTGGAGTCCAGAAGACTGGTGAGGAGATTGCGACTGCGCTAAACAACATGGATATCAGCTCTGAGTATGTTCTGAAGCTCCGTCATGAGATTGAGGAGCTCTGTGCGGAG CAGGTTTTTCATGCTCCAGCTGACCGAGAGAAGATCAAATCCTGTTTATCAGAGCTAGGAGAGATCAGTGCTTCCTTTAAGAAGATCCTTCATTCTGGAATGGAGCATCTGGTGGCATCTGTGGCACCACGCATTCGTCCAGTCCTTGACACTGTTGCTAATGTCAGTTATGAGCTGGATGATGCTGAATATGGGGAAAATGAGGTGAATGACCCATGGGTGCAGAAGCTTATACTTGCAGTTAACATTAATGTTGCTTGGCTCCAGCCAGTGATGACATCAAACAACTATGATTCCTTTGTGCACTTGATCATCGACTTCATAGTCAAGAGGCTCGAGGTGATCATGATGCAGAAGAGGTTCAGCCAGCTTGGTGGGCTCCAGCTTGACAAGGAGGTCCGTTCTCTGATCAACCATTTCTCAGAAATGTCTCAGAGACCAGTCCGAGACAAGTTTTCGAGGCTTTCCCAGATGTCAACCATTCTGAACTTTGAGCGCGTATCAGAGATACTGGATTTCTGGGGTGACAATGCTGGCCATCTGACATGGCTGTTGACACCCGCAGAGGTGCGGAGGGTGTTAGGACTTAGGATTGACTTCAGGCCTGAAGCGATTGCTGCTTTGAGGCTCTAA
- the LOC117852086 gene encoding conserved oligomeric Golgi complex subunit 4 isoform X2, with protein MAVPSPSPTPRSPRRPEAIVAPDPSSADAQPSLDFGDPASLAALRALTDAGAATRLLHECVAYQRALDARLDSLLARRADIDRAAASLLRSAPPLLSLAASDAAALKESSSSTAALADALSSRVRHLDAAHSRADAALARAEAALDRSRALEAARRALAADDLAAAATAAHEFLTIDARFPTDDDLRRDLLDIKRRLEGLARRRLAAAVDAQDHPAVLRLVRLFPLLALADEGLQVYVAYLKKVVALRARADFEHLAELTSATQPTSERPDFVGGLTRLFKDIVLAVEENDAVLRELRGEDGVAYAIIELQEECDSRGTQILRRYADYRKLARLASDINSYTKNLLSVVGSMASAAGGNEGPDPREIELYLEEILALTQLGEDYTEFMVNKIRGLRDVKPELGPQAMKAFRNGSFNKMEQDLTGFYVIFEEFFMVENVRKAVRIDEPVPDGLTTSMVDDVFFVLQSCCRRAASTASINSVLAVLGGATSLLSNEYQEALQWRMREPNLGAKLFLGGVGVQKTGEEIATALNNMDISSEYVLKLRHEIEELCAEVFHAPADREKIKSCLSELGEISASFKKILHSGMEHLVASVAPRIRPVLDTVANVSYELDDAEYGENEVNDPWVQKLILAVNINVAWLQPVMTSNNYDSFVHLIIDFIVKRLEVIMMQKRFSQLGGLQLDKEVRSLINHFSEMSQRPVRDKFSRLSQMSTILNFERVSEILDFWGDNAGHLTWLLTPAEVRRVLGLRIDFRPEAIAALRL; from the exons atggcagTGCCCTCGCCCTCTCCCACCCCGcgctccccgcgccgcccggaGGCCATCGTAGCTCCGGATCCTTCATCCGCTGACGCGCAGCCCTCCCTCGACTTCGGCGACCCGGcctccctcgccgcgctccgcgccCTCACCGACGctggcgccgccacccgcctccTGCACGAATGCGTCGCCTACCAGCGCGCACTCGACGCCCGCCTCGATTCTCtcctcgcccgccgcgccgATATCGACcgcgccgctgcctccctcctccgctccgccccgccgctgctctcgCTCGcggcctccgacgccgccgcgcttaaggagtcctcctcctccacagcAGCGCTCGCCGACGCGCTCTCCTCCCGCGTCCGCCACCTCGACGCGGCGCATTCCAGGGCGGACGCCGCGCTGGCGCGCGCCGAGGCCGCGCTGGACCGGTCCCGCGCGCTCGAAGCAGCGAGGCGGGCCTTGGCCGCCGacgatctcgccgccgccgccaccgccgcgcacgAATTCCTCACCATCGACGCGCGGTTCCCCACTGACGACGACCTCCGCCGCGACCTTCTGGACATCAAGCGCCGCCTCGAGGGGCTCGCGCGACGGAGGCTCGCAGCTGCCGTCGACGCACAGGACCACCCTGCCGTGCTCCGACTCGTCCGCCTATTCCCACTCCTCGCGCTCGCTGATGAGGGACTCCAGGTCTACGTTGCCTACCTGAAGAAGGTGGTCGCTCTCCGTGCCCGCGCAGACTTTGAGCACCTTGCCGAGCTGACGTCTGCAACCCAGCCGACCTCTGAGCGGCCGGATTTTGTGGGTGGCCTCACTCGTCTCTTCAAGGACATTGTGCTCGCTGTTGAGGAGAATGATGCTGTGCTTCGTGAACTCAGGGGTGAGGATGGTGTTGCTTATGCCATCATTGAGCTGCAGGAGGAGTGTGACTCACGGGGCACGCAGATCCTACGCCGGTATGCTGATTACAGGAAGCTTGCACGTCTTGCATCGGATATAAACTCCTATACGAAGAACCTCCTTTCAGTTGTGGGTTCCATGGCCAGTGCTGCTGGAGGCAACGAAGGGCCTGATCCCAGGGAAATTGAGCTTTATCTTGAGGAGATTCTTGCATTAACACAGCTTGGAGAAGACTACACTGAATTTATGGTGAATAAGATCCGTGGATTGAGAGATGTCAAGCCCGAACTTGGGCCGCAGGCGATGAAGGCCTTCCGTAATGGTAGCTTTAATAAAATGGAGCAGGATCTGACTGGGTTCTATGTGATCTTTGAGGAGTTTTTCATGGTGGAGAATGTAAGGAAGGCCGTACGGATTGATGAGCCCGTACCAGATGGTCTCACAACCTCAATGGTGGACGATGTATTCTTTGTACTGCAGAGTTGCTGCCGTCGGGCTGCATCCACTGCAAGCATAAACTCTGTTCTTGCTGTGCTTGGTGGGGCAACAAGCCTTCTGAGCAACGAGTATCAGGAGGCACTACAGTGGAGGATGCGGGAGCCAAATTTGGGTGCAAAGCTCTTCCTTGGTGGTGTTGGAGTCCAGAAGACTGGTGAGGAGATTGCGACTGCGCTAAACAACATGGATATCAGCTCTGAGTATGTTCTGAAGCTCCGTCATGAGATTGAGGAGCTCTGTGCGGAG GTTTTTCATGCTCCAGCTGACCGAGAGAAGATCAAATCCTGTTTATCAGAGCTAGGAGAGATCAGTGCTTCCTTTAAGAAGATCCTTCATTCTGGAATGGAGCATCTGGTGGCATCTGTGGCACCACGCATTCGTCCAGTCCTTGACACTGTTGCTAATGTCAGTTATGAGCTGGATGATGCTGAATATGGGGAAAATGAGGTGAATGACCCATGGGTGCAGAAGCTTATACTTGCAGTTAACATTAATGTTGCTTGGCTCCAGCCAGTGATGACATCAAACAACTATGATTCCTTTGTGCACTTGATCATCGACTTCATAGTCAAGAGGCTCGAGGTGATCATGATGCAGAAGAGGTTCAGCCAGCTTGGTGGGCTCCAGCTTGACAAGGAGGTCCGTTCTCTGATCAACCATTTCTCAGAAATGTCTCAGAGACCAGTCCGAGACAAGTTTTCGAGGCTTTCCCAGATGTCAACCATTCTGAACTTTGAGCGCGTATCAGAGATACTGGATTTCTGGGGTGACAATGCTGGCCATCTGACATGGCTGTTGACACCCGCAGAGGTGCGGAGGGTGTTAGGACTTAGGATTGACTTCAGGCCTGAAGCGATTGCTGCTTTGAGGCTCTAA